The following coding sequences are from one Ornithodoros turicata isolate Travis chromosome 1, ASM3712646v1, whole genome shotgun sequence window:
- the LOC135377593 gene encoding uncharacterized protein LOC135377593 → MTIRDTLQRFAAQILSLCECTSEGSSKIDSLLKCDSVDDMSACIVNKYQRQKFAKENLPYVQPQEHTSDSSDTFQYVPGIKVLQNMLLSDIFRDSSLFDRRTADLVKEGSQFTRFLMLYSYELEIANPLGSKRGFNKLFVVYFSVVNIHARYRSQLSSIHVAIIAKYTAVQKHGSPAVMEPVLKDINLLSGVGFTVNHCSTHVKVTAVLLAFCGDNLSMNKLGGFSCNFSKGRPCRFCVRASEDLESSLCEIDTEVWTENVHRHHLHNVLEGGSQQSRIYGVKATSPLLDITYFDVSLQLPSDLMHDLIEGVVPHVLQQVLNGLITHSVLTYSDLDRVAAFNYGFHDRKNKPEPLARAFVQGHASCKGTASQMGRLFYLFSIIFGDILPKDNQDWEIYLKLRDVVGLGFADELPRDHIAYLQDSITFFLTAFTERYPAKMIPKLLFFPLPDNDQ, encoded by the coding sequence ATGACCATTCGTGACACACTTCAGCGTTTTGCTGCACAAATATTGTCGCTTTGCGAATGCACCAGTGAGGGAAGCAGTAAAATCGACTCACTGCTCAAATGTGATTCTGTGGATGACATGTCCGCCTGCATAGTGAATAAGTATCAAAGGCAGAAGTTTGCAAAAGAGAACCTTCCTTATGTTCAGCCACAAGAGCATACTTCGGACAGTTCCGATACGTTCCAGTACGTACCTGGCATAAAAGTGCTGCAAAATATGCTCCTCTCCGACATTTTCCGTGATAGCTCGCTTTTTGACCGAAGGACAGCAGACCTGGTAAAGGAAGGGTCACAGTTTACACGGTTTTTAATGCTCTACAGTTACGAACTGGAGATAGCTAATCCGCTCGGCTCGAAGCGTGGGTTCAACAAACTTTTTGTTGTTTACTTCAGTGTTGTGAACATACATGCAAGATACCGGTCACAACTGAGTTCCATTCACGTGGCAATAATAGCGAAATACACAGCTGTGCAAAAGCATGGTTCGCCGGCAGTCATGGAGCCAGTTTTGAAGGACATCAATCTTCTAAGTGGGGTTGGATTCACTGTTAACCACTGCAGCACCCACGTTAAAGTTACAGCAGTCCTTCTTGCCTTTTGTGGTGACAATCTGTCCATGAATAAGCTGGGAGGTTTCAGCTGCAATTTCAGCAAGGGACGTCCATGTCGCTTTTGTGTAAGAGCTTCTGAAGATCTGGAAAGCAGCCTTTGTGAGATTGACACTGAAGTGTGGACAGAAAACGTACACCGACATCACCTCCATAATGTTTTGGAAGGGGGATCACAACAAAGTAGAATTTATGGCGTGAAGGCAACGTCACCACTCCTTGACATTACATACTTCGATGTTAGTCTACAGCTTCCTTCGGACCTCATGCACGACCTCATTGAGGGTGTCGTTCCACATGTACTTCAGCAAGTGCTGAATGGTTTAATCACTCACAGCGTGTTGACCTACTCGGACTTGGACAGGGTGGCCGCCTTCAACTATGGCTTCCATGACAGAAAGAATAAACCCGAACCGCTAGCAAGGGCATTCGTTCAGGGCCACGCATCATGTAAGGGAACGGCATCACAGATGGGGCGCTTGTTCTACTTGTTCTCCATTATCTTCGGAGATATTCTTCCGAAGGACAATCAAGATTGGGAGATTTATCTCAAGCTGCGAGACGTTGTTGGCTTAGGTTTTGCAGATGAACTTCCCCGTGACCACATAGCATACCTTCAAGACAGCATCACATTTTTCTTGACTGCATTTACTGAGAGATACCCAGCTAAAATGATCCCgaaactccttttttttccacTACCCGATAATGATCAATGA